Proteins encoded by one window of Hymenobacter sp. J193:
- a CDS encoding glycoside hydrolase family 76 protein, giving the protein MNPLLNRIRLVTLSLLLLLPGLVPKAAGQHRAAEYQRRAESMYALVWQRYQVPAHKGLFTENYPSNRADTLTYMQGGGVQEKAVSFLWPFSGMFSATNALLKIPAGRKKYLPYLSTLVTGVEKYRDTLRTPPGYQAYPVQFEKSDRYYDDNGLVAIDYMEAYFNTKNPVYLRRAQGVFTFIVSGWNEDAGGGVTWLEGHNDQKPACTNGMATLAALKIYQGSKNRYYLDWGRKLYGWMYQNLRDSTGVYSNDKKLDGKVNRTFWTYNSGSMLEAGVLLYQLTGEKHYLTEAQQLAKDAYRHFSLVPHPAPHTLKIDLPWFVTVLFRGYEALYRQDGNYQYVGAIEQDLNYAWEHARDANGLFTSSWTANPDELKKPKRLLDEGCIAELYARLSALQKIRKGKPRS; this is encoded by the coding sequence ATGAACCCGCTTTTGAACCGCATTCGGCTGGTCACTCTCAGCTTACTCCTGCTCTTGCCCGGCCTGGTGCCCAAGGCAGCCGGACAGCACCGGGCGGCCGAGTACCAGCGGCGCGCGGAAAGCATGTACGCCTTGGTCTGGCAGCGCTACCAGGTGCCGGCTCATAAGGGGCTGTTCACGGAAAACTACCCCTCGAACCGGGCCGATACGCTCACCTACATGCAGGGCGGTGGGGTTCAGGAAAAGGCGGTGAGCTTTCTGTGGCCCTTCTCGGGCATGTTTTCGGCCACGAATGCCTTGCTCAAAATCCCGGCAGGTCGAAAGAAATACCTGCCTTACCTGAGCACGCTGGTGACCGGCGTGGAGAAGTACCGCGATACGCTACGCACGCCGCCCGGCTACCAGGCCTACCCCGTGCAGTTTGAAAAATCGGACCGCTACTATGATGACAATGGGTTGGTTGCCATCGACTACATGGAGGCCTACTTCAACACCAAGAACCCGGTGTACCTGCGCCGAGCTCAGGGCGTGTTCACGTTCATCGTCAGTGGCTGGAACGAGGATGCAGGCGGGGGCGTGACCTGGCTGGAAGGCCACAACGACCAGAAGCCCGCCTGCACCAACGGCATGGCCACGCTCGCGGCCCTGAAAATCTACCAGGGCAGCAAGAACCGTTACTACCTGGACTGGGGCCGCAAGCTCTACGGCTGGATGTACCAGAACCTGCGCGACTCGACCGGGGTGTACAGCAACGACAAAAAGCTCGATGGCAAGGTCAACCGCACGTTCTGGACCTACAACTCCGGCTCTATGCTTGAGGCCGGCGTGCTGCTCTACCAACTCACCGGCGAAAAGCACTACTTGACCGAAGCCCAGCAGCTGGCCAAGGACGCGTACCGCCACTTCAGCCTGGTGCCCCACCCCGCGCCGCACACCCTCAAGATTGACTTGCCCTGGTTCGTAACCGTGCTGTTCCGCGGCTACGAGGCCCTGTACCGCCAAGATGGCAACTACCAGTATGTCGGGGCCATTGAGCAGGATTTGAACTACGCCTGGGAGCATGCCCGTGACGCCAACGGTTTATTCACCTCCAGCTGGACGGCCAACCCCGACGAGCTGAAGAAGCCCAAGCGCCTGCTCGATGAGGGGTGCATTGCCGAGCTCTACGCCCGGCTGAGTGCCCTGCAAAAGATCAGGAAAGGAAAACCAAGAAGCTGA
- a CDS encoding zinc ribbon domain-containing protein, with the protein MATEFSLLERNILKAKGLSEEQLAALGSMGVMSRADFEAIGTIVTLLELFPDLDPEVAARVLEWALPPAAREVATGPAASLANPTIVVDASDAVFCANCNHKQPKDYTPGDLCVNCGRQAEPIEQCFWCGSSGPGKRCRSCGAVFVRTADLPLALLLRRDGLPKDDIPRRLAEATSEEKEELWGRVRRARI; encoded by the coding sequence ATGGCCACTGAATTCTCGCTCCTGGAGCGCAATATCCTCAAGGCAAAAGGCTTGTCGGAAGAGCAGCTGGCGGCCCTGGGCAGTATGGGCGTAATGAGCCGGGCTGACTTTGAAGCAATTGGCACCATCGTCACCTTGCTGGAGCTGTTCCCCGACCTGGACCCGGAAGTAGCTGCCCGCGTGCTGGAATGGGCCCTGCCCCCTGCTGCCCGCGAGGTAGCCACTGGGCCGGCCGCTTCGCTGGCCAACCCAACTATTGTAGTGGATGCCTCCGACGCGGTGTTTTGCGCCAACTGTAATCACAAGCAGCCCAAGGACTATACGCCCGGAGACCTGTGCGTGAACTGCGGCCGCCAGGCCGAGCCCATTGAGCAGTGCTTCTGGTGCGGCTCGAGCGGGCCGGGCAAGCGCTGCCGCAGCTGCGGGGCCGTGTTCGTGCGCACCGCTGACTTGCCCCTGGCCCTGCTGCTGCGCCGCGACGGGCTACCAAAAGACGACATCCCGCGCCGACTGGCCGAGGCAACCAGCGAAGAAAAAGAAGAGCTATGGGGCCGCGTACGCCGGGCCCGGATATAG
- a CDS encoding DUF6493 family protein — MPTLPETFEHILLRQTKRELLAFLLSLDKKDVVPIRQKLLVLKQELEEHKLREVAPGKFEHTALITPQQGEMLFWAGLAMHSRKEALGRGFNLWYLRQFELPADWTPAAERPPFLAILDRFRPDWLSEWLLRRTRANVWAAPQYSLIRELERRQLLPYDGWLTAQSVANLLAVYNWRRNDVPGNDIENYEQLILDDIRADEVLLTRDIPLLFDFDTMVDTASTFSGKERTHVTWLTVLPQLIASGHLNRHDVFSRCLLALRRSFRRPLLTWFKTLYSSLSPTPSERLAQQAELVELLTHPSALVVNFALDQLKDIWVEAAFDTELLLRSADSLLSRPDLKTGIKALLAGFGKTLKGKPQHARAVAHFYAGALAHSDAAVQERAAKNLAELLGSGKPVLTPAETAEATLTLTRYADLLSTTARTTLAPWLTELPPAAPVPEAVSYAPIAFFVPDLFPATALEPVTDWHELLFLTGQVLQHDDPLVLERWLDGLLRQQATFPADYPALLQPYVQQIIPFELEPGQSLADQWELPHVAGGLVVGHAGLARALVLSWATDFAIGFVSRVTPGQYAVSDPLVEVEQQRLQFVESLLRSRRALSLLSTPTHAPYWVAPTALMQKLLAYEAAHQEPNPTDVALALARVAYHAPAEAAAARQLLPQLNHAGLRSLLAWLLSPTEEPLPEAATTVAETTGSDSLEAALPWLWAVGARTRQPTAEFPALARLTPPECPNVARPWPMVWELVPKSYSSVQQWKPDKPTVTEKWVELSVHQQRTAYPPPNPALLYSLYPAFQPAKENKWQTILNFGANYSFLAALLPQYPAPLYWRTLHLAATRDTVDSTTREVLSQAMRTLLVPGPAFDEAATLLLAIGLTHTASVVRALALEALLLACDTGRLVPADLGQTLGKLLSAGFVPLPRLSDQLAQARAIAPATDDALRQLLEALLPALPTEPLRQTSKLLATYTDLLTRYPQPVPAAVQDRLREWASTPSLKKEVKELL, encoded by the coding sequence ATGCCTACGCTCCCGGAAACCTTTGAGCATATTCTGCTTCGCCAAACCAAGCGGGAGCTGCTCGCTTTTCTATTGAGCTTGGATAAAAAGGACGTTGTGCCCATACGGCAGAAGCTGCTCGTCCTGAAGCAGGAGCTGGAAGAGCACAAGCTGCGCGAAGTAGCGCCGGGAAAGTTCGAGCATACAGCACTCATCACTCCGCAACAGGGCGAAATGCTGTTTTGGGCGGGCCTGGCCATGCACTCGCGCAAAGAAGCGCTAGGGCGCGGGTTTAACCTGTGGTACCTGCGGCAGTTTGAACTGCCAGCCGACTGGACGCCTGCGGCCGAGCGCCCGCCTTTCCTGGCCATTCTCGACCGGTTTCGGCCCGATTGGCTAAGCGAATGGCTATTGCGCCGTACGCGGGCCAATGTGTGGGCTGCCCCGCAGTACAGCCTGATTCGGGAGCTGGAGCGCCGGCAGCTGCTGCCCTACGATGGGTGGCTGACCGCGCAGTCGGTGGCCAACCTGCTGGCAGTCTACAACTGGCGGCGCAACGACGTACCGGGAAACGACATCGAAAACTACGAACAGCTCATACTGGATGATATCCGCGCCGATGAGGTCCTGCTGACGCGCGATATTCCCCTGCTGTTTGACTTCGACACGATGGTTGATACGGCCAGCACTTTCTCAGGAAAGGAGCGCACGCACGTCACCTGGCTTACCGTGCTGCCGCAACTGATAGCCTCGGGTCACCTCAACCGCCACGATGTCTTCTCCCGCTGCCTGCTGGCGCTGCGCCGCAGCTTCCGCCGGCCGCTGCTCACCTGGTTTAAAACGTTATACAGCAGCCTGAGCCCCACCCCGTCCGAGCGCCTGGCTCAGCAGGCCGAGCTGGTGGAGTTGCTGACCCACCCGTCGGCCCTGGTTGTCAACTTTGCTCTCGACCAGCTCAAGGATATCTGGGTAGAGGCTGCTTTCGATACCGAACTATTGTTGCGCTCCGCCGATAGCCTGCTTTCCCGCCCCGACTTGAAAACAGGCATCAAAGCCCTGCTAGCCGGCTTTGGCAAGACGCTGAAAGGCAAGCCGCAGCACGCCCGGGCCGTGGCTCACTTCTACGCCGGGGCGCTGGCCCACTCCGATGCGGCGGTGCAGGAGCGCGCCGCCAAGAACCTGGCTGAGCTGCTTGGCTCCGGGAAACCTGTGCTGACGCCGGCGGAAACGGCTGAAGCTACCCTCACGCTGACCCGCTATGCTGATTTGCTGTCGACCACTGCCCGCACCACGCTGGCTCCCTGGCTGACGGAGCTGCCGCCCGCGGCGCCCGTTCCCGAGGCCGTCAGCTACGCGCCTATTGCGTTCTTTGTGCCTGACCTCTTCCCTGCCACGGCCCTGGAGCCCGTAACCGACTGGCACGAGCTGCTGTTCCTGACCGGGCAAGTGCTCCAGCACGACGATCCGCTGGTCCTGGAACGCTGGCTGGATGGCCTTTTGCGGCAGCAGGCCACCTTCCCAGCCGATTACCCGGCCCTGCTCCAGCCCTACGTGCAGCAGATTATTCCTTTTGAGCTGGAACCCGGCCAGTCACTGGCTGACCAGTGGGAACTGCCGCACGTTGCGGGTGGGCTGGTAGTGGGGCACGCCGGGCTGGCGCGGGCCCTGGTGCTAAGCTGGGCTACGGACTTTGCTATCGGCTTCGTATCCCGGGTGACGCCGGGGCAGTACGCTGTTTCCGACCCCTTGGTAGAGGTTGAGCAGCAGCGCCTGCAATTCGTGGAAAGCCTGCTGCGCAGCCGGCGCGCCCTGTCCCTGCTGAGCACCCCGACCCATGCCCCATACTGGGTAGCCCCCACTGCGCTGATGCAGAAGCTGCTTGCCTATGAGGCCGCGCACCAAGAGCCGAACCCCACGGATGTAGCCCTGGCGCTGGCCCGGGTGGCTTACCATGCTCCGGCCGAGGCGGCAGCCGCCCGCCAGCTGCTGCCCCAACTCAACCACGCCGGCCTGCGCAGCCTGCTGGCCTGGCTGCTGAGCCCCACCGAGGAGCCCTTGCCCGAGGCGGCCACGACTGTTGCTGAAACCACCGGGTCCGATTCGCTGGAAGCCGCGCTGCCCTGGCTGTGGGCGGTAGGCGCCCGTACCCGGCAGCCTACAGCTGAATTTCCGGCCCTGGCTCGTCTTACGCCGCCCGAGTGCCCCAACGTGGCGCGCCCCTGGCCAATGGTTTGGGAACTGGTCCCCAAGTCCTATTCCTCGGTGCAGCAGTGGAAGCCAGACAAGCCTACCGTCACCGAAAAATGGGTTGAGCTGTCGGTGCATCAGCAGCGGACGGCTTATCCGCCGCCCAATCCTGCGTTGCTGTATTCCCTGTATCCGGCTTTCCAGCCCGCCAAGGAAAATAAATGGCAGACCATCCTGAATTTCGGGGCTAACTATTCGTTTCTGGCCGCGCTGCTGCCGCAATATCCTGCCCCTCTGTATTGGCGTACGCTGCACCTGGCGGCCACACGCGACACGGTAGACTCAACTACCCGCGAGGTACTGAGCCAGGCCATGCGCACCCTGCTGGTGCCCGGGCCGGCTTTCGATGAAGCCGCCACCCTGCTACTGGCAATCGGGCTCACCCACACGGCATCCGTGGTGCGGGCGCTGGCCCTGGAAGCACTGCTCCTGGCCTGCGACACCGGTCGGCTGGTCCCCGCTGACCTTGGTCAGACGCTGGGTAAGCTGCTGAGTGCCGGCTTTGTGCCCTTGCCACGCCTCAGCGACCAGCTCGCCCAGGCCCGCGCCATTGCCCCTGCCACTGACGATGCCCTGCGGCAGCTGCTGGAGGCTTTGTTGCCGGCCCTGCCCACCGAGCCCCTGCGCCAGACCAGCAAATTGCTGGCAACCTACACCGACCTGCTGACCCGCTATCCACAGCCGGTTCCCGCCGCCGTGCAGGACCGGCTCCGGGAGTGGGCAAGTACGCCCAGCCTCAAAAAAGAAGTGAAGGAACTGCTTTGA